The following coding sequences are from one Haliotis asinina isolate JCU_RB_2024 chromosome 3, JCU_Hal_asi_v2, whole genome shotgun sequence window:
- the LOC137277582 gene encoding protein odd-skipped-related 1-like isoform X1, which translates to MPRSFLIRNGPRSYCNDNSTLTPIDYSKTGSLRHSSPPGHPGNNMASSTAIQPQPIFSYPSLSSHGSPSLGMYPPVPRASLGAHSGLSLYPLPAYVAFNSYNMNTWTCSPYPDCRCEGDGTPVTPIMGLPLEAYRGMTTPSTPEKDSSPGYDVARELVYSDADSPDEKQRLKPRFDFSRLAESATRDLKKTDGDTTRSGSADAKVYSHALALLQDSLRYSQLLSGIRLPVLQRASTETEKLKIKRPRRAKKEFICKYCGRHFSKSYNLLIHERTHTDERPFPCEICGKAFRRQDHLRDHRYIHSKEKPFKCETCGKGFCQSRTLAVHRATHIQP; encoded by the exons ATTACTCCAAGACCGGCTCCCTTCGCCATTCTTCACCACCCGGCCACCCTGGAAACAACATGGCGTCGTCTACGGCAATTCAACCGCAGCCCATCTTCAGCTACCCTAGTCTGTCGTCACACGGTAGCCCTTCCCTGGGAATGTACCCTCCCGTCCCCCGGGCGTCGCTCGGCGCCCACAGCGGATTGTCTTTGTACCCTCTCCCTGCGTACGTCGCCTTCAACTCGTACAATATGAACACTTGGACATGTTCGCCTTACCCCGACTGTCGGTGTGAGGGGGACGGGACTCCAGTGACCCCTATCATGGGCCTACCCCTGGAGGCATACCGTGGAATGACGACACCCAGCACCCCCGAAAAAGATAGTAGTCCAGGGTATGACGTGGCCAGAGAGCTTGTTTACAGTGACG CCGATAGCCCCGATGAGAAACAACGATTGAAACCCCGCTTCGACTTTTCCCGTCTTGCCGAATCAGCCACGCGAGACCTGAAGAAAACCGATGGCGACACAACGCGATCTGGTAGCGCAGACGCCAAAGTCTACAGTCACGCTCTAGCCTTGTTGCAAGACAGCTTGAG GTACAGCCAATTACTGAGCGGTATCAGACTTCCGGTGTTGCAGAGGGCGTCAACAGAAACGGAGAAGCTAAAGATAAAAAGACCCAGAAG AGCTAAGAAAGAGTTCATATGCAAGTACTGCGGGCGTCATTTCTCCAAGTCCTACAACCTACTGATTCACGAGAGAACCCACACGGACGAGAGACCCTTCCCATGTGAGATCTGTGGCAAGGCGTTCAGGCGACAAGACCATCTCCGTGACCACAG GTACATACACTCCAAAGAGAAACCTTTTAAATGCGAGACATGCGGCAAAGGATTCTGTCAGAGTCGAACCCTGGCTGTCCACAGAGCAACTCACATTCAG CCTTAA
- the LOC137277582 gene encoding protein odd-skipped-related 1-like isoform X2, producing the protein MASSTAIQPQPIFSYPSLSSHGSPSLGMYPPVPRASLGAHSGLSLYPLPAYVAFNSYNMNTWTCSPYPDCRCEGDGTPVTPIMGLPLEAYRGMTTPSTPEKDSSPGYDVARELVYSDADSPDEKQRLKPRFDFSRLAESATRDLKKTDGDTTRSGSADAKVYSHALALLQDSLRYSQLLSGIRLPVLQRASTETEKLKIKRPRRAKKEFICKYCGRHFSKSYNLLIHERTHTDERPFPCEICGKAFRRQDHLRDHRYIHSKEKPFKCETCGKGFCQSRTLAVHRATHIQP; encoded by the exons ATGGCGTCGTCTACGGCAATTCAACCGCAGCCCATCTTCAGCTACCCTAGTCTGTCGTCACACGGTAGCCCTTCCCTGGGAATGTACCCTCCCGTCCCCCGGGCGTCGCTCGGCGCCCACAGCGGATTGTCTTTGTACCCTCTCCCTGCGTACGTCGCCTTCAACTCGTACAATATGAACACTTGGACATGTTCGCCTTACCCCGACTGTCGGTGTGAGGGGGACGGGACTCCAGTGACCCCTATCATGGGCCTACCCCTGGAGGCATACCGTGGAATGACGACACCCAGCACCCCCGAAAAAGATAGTAGTCCAGGGTATGACGTGGCCAGAGAGCTTGTTTACAGTGACG CCGATAGCCCCGATGAGAAACAACGATTGAAACCCCGCTTCGACTTTTCCCGTCTTGCCGAATCAGCCACGCGAGACCTGAAGAAAACCGATGGCGACACAACGCGATCTGGTAGCGCAGACGCCAAAGTCTACAGTCACGCTCTAGCCTTGTTGCAAGACAGCTTGAG GTACAGCCAATTACTGAGCGGTATCAGACTTCCGGTGTTGCAGAGGGCGTCAACAGAAACGGAGAAGCTAAAGATAAAAAGACCCAGAAG AGCTAAGAAAGAGTTCATATGCAAGTACTGCGGGCGTCATTTCTCCAAGTCCTACAACCTACTGATTCACGAGAGAACCCACACGGACGAGAGACCCTTCCCATGTGAGATCTGTGGCAAGGCGTTCAGGCGACAAGACCATCTCCGTGACCACAG GTACATACACTCCAAAGAGAAACCTTTTAAATGCGAGACATGCGGCAAAGGATTCTGTCAGAGTCGAACCCTGGCTGTCCACAGAGCAACTCACATTCAG CCTTAA